In Silene latifolia isolate original U9 population chromosome X, ASM4854445v1, whole genome shotgun sequence, the following proteins share a genomic window:
- the LOC141617041 gene encoding uncharacterized protein LOC141617041 encodes MKKDAPFEWDESCRKAFENIKQYLSTPPVIGAPIPGKSIILYISAQEHSMGALCAQENEDGKERALYYLSRTLVGAELKYSPIKKMCLALIFAIQKLRHYFQAHTVHKAVKGQALADFLADHPVPGEWNFSDELPGEEVFYIDVLSSWQMYFDGAARQDGAGAGVVFISPEKHLVPYSFILPELYTNNAAEYQALIISVQMALEMGCKDLNIYGDSKLIINQLLGEYEVKEDSLVPYHKLASRLLQNFDSFFLDHVPRSAKKMADALENLAATLALGASVPTTVPICKRWVVLPEA; translated from the exons ATGAAAAAAGACGCACCTTTCGAATGGGACGAATCTTGTCGCAAAGCTTTCGAAAACATCAAACAATACTTGTCAACTCCTCCAGTCATAGGCGCACCAATTCCGGGGAAGTCGATCATTCTGTACATTTCTGCCCAAGAACACTCCATGGGGGCATTGTGTGCCCAAGAGAATGAGGACGGTAAAGAAAGAGCCTTGTACTATCTGAGTCGCACACTTGTTGGGGCCGAACTAAAATATTCGCCCATCAAAAAGATGTGTTTAGCTCTTATCTTTGCTATCCAAAAGTTGCGTCACTACTTTCAAGCTCACACCGTGCAT AAAGCTGTTAAGGGACAAGCATTGGCGGATTTCTTAGCGGATCATCCAGTTCCGGGAGAGTGGAACTTCTCCGATGAACTCCCTGGAGAAGAAGTTTTCTACATCGACGTGCTTTCTTCTTGGCAGATGTACTTCGATGGAGCCGCTCGTCAGGATGGGGCAGGAGCCGGAGTCGTGTTCATTTCGCCAGAAAAACACCTCGTGCCATATTCATTCATACTGCCGGAATTGTACACAAACAACGCCGCCGAATATCAAGCTTTGATCATAAGCGTACAAATGGCTCTTGAAATGGGATGCAAAGATCTTAACATCTATGGTGATTCCAAGTTGATAATTAATCAATTGCTTGGTGAATACGAAGTGAAAGAGGATAGTCTTGTGCCATATCACAAACTAGCTTCCCGCTTGTTGCAAAATTTTGATTCGTTCTTCCTAGATCATGTGCCAAGGAGTGCCAAAAAGATGGCTGACGCTCTCGAAAATCTCGCAGCCACTTTGGCACTGGGGGCAAGTGTTCCTACTACAGTTCCAATTTGTAAAAGATGGGTTGTGCTACCAGAAGCATAA
- the LOC141617043 gene encoding uncharacterized protein LOC141617043 produces the protein MEEAHAGICGAHQSGTKLCDRIKRMGYYWPTMVQDCMDYAKKCDACQFHGNFIHQPPEVLHPTVASWPFEDWGLDVVGPLPNKSSAGHLYILAGTDYFSKWTEAVPLREVKKENVVDFVRTQIIYRYGVPRYIITDNGKPFFNNFMDALIEKFKFAQHKSSMYNAPANGLAEAFNKTLCNLLKKMVSKSKRDWHERLGEAL, from the coding sequence ATGGAGGAAGCTCATGCTGGTATATGTGGTGCTCACCAATCGGGAACAAAGTTGTGCGACCGAATCAAAAGAATGGGCTATTACTGGCCTACGATGGTGCAAGACTGCATGGATTACGCAAAGAAGTGTGACGCATGCCAGTTTCATGGAAATTTTATCCATCAACCGCCGGAGGTTCTCCACCCCACTGTCGCATCATGGCCTTTTGAAGATTGGGGACTCGATGTAGTTGGACCTTTGCCAAATAAGTCGTCCGCTGGACATCTATACATCTTAGCCGGAACTGATTATTTTTCGAAATGGACTGAAGCTGTTCCCCTTCGAGAAGTGAAAAAGGAGAATGTCGTGGATTTCGTGCGAACACAAATTATATATCGATACGGCGTCCCAAGGTACATCATTACCGATAATGGCAAACCTTTCTTCAACAATTTCATGGATGCCTTGATTGAAAAGTTCAAGTTCGCGCAACACAAATCCTCAATGTATAATGCGCCAGCCAATGGTCTCGCCGAAGCCTTCAACAAAACTCTATGCAATCTGTTGAAGAAAATGGTTTCAAAATCAAAGCGTGATTGGCATGAGAGGCTTGGAGAAGCACTCTGA